In the genome of Hymenobacter cellulosivorans, one region contains:
- a CDS encoding Nramp family divalent metal transporter, producing MPPLVQASPTPPLTENNSGWRQERKHNSLSEVYASIKVPAANASFWRKLVAFWGPGLMVAVGYMDPGNWATDIAGGSRYGYTLLSVILISNLFAMLLQHLAAKLGIVTGRDLAQACRDHYSKPVAMVLWVFCEVAIAACDLAEVIGSAIALNLLFGLPLPWGVVLTILDVLVVLFFQNKGFRVIESIVAGLIVVIFGCFLYEILVSHPDYLGIAKGLVPQKEVVTTPGMLYIAIGILGATVMPHNLYLHSSIVQTRAIEQTESGKRMAIKFATIDSTVALFLAFFVNAAILITAAATFHTNGLFHVADITDAHKLLAPVLGAGAAGTVFAIALLASGQNSTLTGTLAGQIVMEGFLDLQLKPWVRRLITRAIAVVPALIVTLLYGEKGTADLLVLSQVILSLQLSFAVVPLVLFTGSKAKMGVFVNRPVLQLVAWVVSGIIIVLNLYLLFSTFFK from the coding sequence ATGCCCCCACTCGTACAAGCTTCCCCCACTCCTCCTTTGACCGAGAATAACTCCGGCTGGCGCCAGGAGCGCAAGCATAACTCCCTGAGTGAAGTATACGCCAGCATCAAGGTACCGGCGGCCAATGCCTCTTTCTGGCGTAAGCTGGTGGCCTTCTGGGGCCCGGGCCTCATGGTAGCCGTGGGCTACATGGACCCCGGCAACTGGGCCACCGACATTGCCGGCGGCTCCCGCTACGGCTATACGCTGCTTTCCGTCATTCTGATTTCCAACCTGTTTGCCATGTTGCTCCAGCACCTGGCTGCCAAGCTGGGCATCGTGACGGGGCGCGACCTGGCCCAGGCCTGCCGCGACCATTACTCTAAGCCCGTGGCTATGGTGCTGTGGGTATTCTGCGAAGTAGCCATTGCGGCCTGCGACCTGGCCGAAGTCATCGGCTCGGCCATCGCCCTGAACCTGTTGTTTGGGCTGCCCCTGCCCTGGGGCGTGGTGCTCACCATCCTGGACGTGCTGGTGGTGCTGTTTTTCCAAAATAAGGGCTTCCGGGTTATTGAAAGCATTGTGGCCGGCCTTATTGTGGTCATTTTTGGCTGTTTCCTTTACGAAATCCTGGTTTCCCACCCTGATTACCTGGGCATAGCCAAAGGCTTGGTGCCGCAGAAAGAAGTAGTGACTACGCCGGGTATGCTCTACATTGCCATCGGCATTCTGGGTGCTACGGTGATGCCTCACAACCTGTATCTGCATTCCAGCATCGTGCAGACCCGGGCCATTGAGCAAACTGAATCCGGCAAGCGCATGGCCATCAAGTTTGCCACTATCGACTCGACGGTGGCGCTGTTTCTGGCGTTTTTCGTGAATGCGGCCATTCTGATAACCGCGGCGGCCACCTTCCACACCAACGGCCTGTTTCACGTGGCCGACATCACCGATGCCCACAAGCTGCTGGCTCCCGTGCTGGGCGCCGGCGCGGCCGGGACCGTGTTTGCCATTGCTTTGCTGGCCTCGGGTCAAAACTCGACGCTGACCGGCACCCTGGCGGGCCAGATTGTGATGGAAGGCTTCCTCGATTTGCAGCTCAAGCCCTGGGTGCGCCGCCTCATCACCCGCGCCATTGCCGTGGTGCCAGCCCTGATAGTCACACTGCTCTACGGGGAGAAAGGCACGGCCGACCTGCTGGTGCTGAGCCAAGTGATTCTGTCGTTGCAGCTGAGCTTTGCGGTAGTGCCGCTGGTGCTGTTCACGGGCAGCAAGGCCAAGATGGGCGTATTTGTCAACCGGCCGGTGTTACAGTTGGTGGCCTGGGTGGTATCGGGCATCATCATCGTCCTGAACCTGTACCTGCTGTTCTCTACCTTCTTCAAATAG
- a CDS encoding cation diffusion facilitator family transporter: protein MTFTQSKNRLGLLSLVVSVGLVAIKFYAYSLTASQAVLTDALESIINVFTSGFALYSLYLSDLPKDENHPYGHGKVEYLSVGFEGALILFAGIYIFYSAVMAVLEPHAVERPDAGMYLLAATALVNLAVGFLLVRSGKKMNSVALVGDGQHLYIDALSTLVSCVALVLVIFTGNVLFDAGAALLLGVFIVVNGYRMVRRSVSALMDESDVATVEQVIAELQQHRLPPWIDVHNLRVLRYGANLHIDCHMQMPYYFSLEETHNELNRIEDLIKQRFDVEVEMFVHADPCTFAACSLCHMPECPVRQHPFAHEVPWTLSNAVKNERHRLGQ from the coding sequence ATGACGTTTACCCAATCGAAGAACCGGCTTGGCTTACTGTCGCTGGTTGTCAGCGTAGGGCTGGTTGCCATTAAGTTTTACGCCTATTCCCTCACGGCGTCGCAGGCCGTACTAACCGACGCACTGGAGTCGATTATCAACGTTTTTACCAGCGGCTTTGCCCTCTACAGCCTTTACCTCTCCGACCTGCCCAAAGACGAGAACCACCCCTATGGCCACGGGAAAGTAGAGTACCTGTCGGTTGGCTTCGAAGGTGCCCTCATCCTGTTTGCCGGCATCTACATCTTCTACAGCGCGGTAATGGCCGTGTTGGAACCACACGCCGTAGAGCGGCCCGACGCGGGCATGTACCTGCTGGCCGCTACGGCCCTGGTCAATCTGGCTGTGGGGTTTCTGCTGGTGCGCTCCGGCAAAAAGATGAACTCCGTGGCGTTAGTCGGCGACGGGCAGCATCTGTACATTGATGCCCTGAGTACCCTGGTTTCGTGCGTGGCCCTGGTGCTGGTAATTTTTACGGGCAACGTGCTTTTCGACGCCGGGGCCGCTTTGCTGCTGGGCGTGTTCATCGTCGTGAACGGCTACCGGATGGTGCGCCGATCGGTGTCTGCGCTGATGGATGAGTCGGATGTGGCGACGGTAGAGCAGGTCATTGCCGAGCTGCAACAGCACCGCCTGCCCCCGTGGATTGACGTGCACAACCTGCGCGTGCTGCGCTACGGGGCCAATCTGCACATCGACTGCCACATGCAGATGCCCTACTATTTCAGCCTGGAAGAAACTCATAACGAGCTCAACCGCATTGAGGACTTGATTAAGCAGCGCTTCGACGTAGAAGTGGAAATGTTCGTGCACGCCGACCCCTGTACGTTTGCCGCCTGTTCGCTGTGCCACATGCCCGAATGCCCCGTTCGGCAGCACCCTTTTGCCCACGAAGTACCCTGGACGTTGTCGAATGCCGTGAAAAACGAGCGTCACCGGCTGGGCCAGTAG
- a CDS encoding gliding motility-associated C-terminal domain-containing protein, producing the protein MKKLLHATYILAVAWCISLIGISSAHASHIQGGQLTYEALGNNRYKVSLTVFRDCGGAAFSTISAKLNFSSTGCASGPELPMTLTGNPEAGSPYCANTPGGASQCSASSLTNYQKGTFEATITLPPAAEWIISVTLNARPGVANINPGTGNLYYEARLNNLLPNGTQINNTSPQYQAQDIPIPFVCKSQERTISFATTEPDGDSLVYALATPLQGCNEPNTYKSYTGGIPFIDLTLPGGDPCGAYIKDNQGTYSPTYPLASYNMTGACPLKTAVKAFNFNPNLGTFTFTPANFNTAINSAENKYVVVGQVTEYRRFTGANGKPVYYKVGQVRRDMLVVVIDCNNNNLPGPPIGSGFDKSGVKIVNSRDSTFVTAYTCNYTEVRFRFSDPNPGDILTVSHPELDPSIPTLAKPTYLPSDVATFQLLGNGTASPAGILRIQPDIAFLGKTYRIPVKIEDNACPFKGIQYRTIVLKIEKGNFAKVVASTSDPVVCAGTPVSLTASPFRPDSVAGNPARYGYKWDAAPGLPTAQLTNQKITVTPTVTTRYHVRILGLDFREGTCSDTASVLVRVQQAVKATAATSVPLVCSGGSASLTATAARPGNAQETFTYQWTAANGLSTADATKATLTVKPTATTRYKLRVASTTANAVCGTDTASVLVRVAQPIVTAFKVDSAAVGGRSIKQPPLLFTFTNQSKVAAQPNTVPRYQWSYQRIANSKGQAINDTEQEFSKSSTVATQQFMIAGIYKIRLRSSLVIGAASSSPCQETLAEVNIRVPDSQVPNIFTPNGDGINDAFVISTEAINSKIQIFNRWGRQVFSTDSYRNDWTGDAQPAGVYYYMLTDVKGTTSKGWVELVR; encoded by the coding sequence ATGAAGAAACTTTTACATGCCACCTACATTCTAGCAGTTGCTTGGTGTATTTCGCTAATCGGGATATCGAGTGCGCACGCTTCCCACATTCAAGGAGGACAGCTCACGTATGAGGCTTTAGGGAACAACCGCTATAAAGTATCCCTAACTGTATTTCGCGACTGCGGCGGAGCTGCTTTCAGCACCATCAGCGCCAAACTGAACTTCAGCAGCACCGGCTGCGCTTCCGGCCCCGAACTTCCCATGACCCTGACCGGCAATCCGGAAGCCGGCAGTCCGTACTGCGCCAACACGCCCGGCGGCGCATCGCAGTGCAGTGCGTCTTCGTTGACTAACTACCAGAAAGGTACCTTTGAAGCGACCATCACGCTGCCCCCGGCCGCGGAGTGGATCATCAGCGTGACGCTGAACGCCCGGCCGGGTGTGGCCAATATCAACCCCGGCACCGGCAACTTGTACTATGAGGCCCGGCTAAACAATCTGTTACCCAACGGCACCCAAATCAACAATACCTCGCCCCAGTACCAGGCTCAGGATATTCCGATACCGTTCGTGTGTAAGTCGCAGGAGCGTACCATTTCCTTTGCCACTACTGAGCCCGATGGCGACTCTCTGGTATACGCTCTGGCAACTCCTTTGCAGGGCTGCAACGAGCCCAACACGTACAAGTCGTACACGGGCGGTATTCCATTCATCGACCTAACCCTGCCCGGTGGTGACCCATGCGGGGCTTATATTAAAGATAACCAGGGCACCTACAGCCCCACCTACCCGCTTGCCTCTTACAACATGACGGGTGCTTGCCCCCTGAAGACGGCCGTTAAAGCGTTTAACTTCAACCCCAACCTCGGCACGTTTACCTTCACCCCCGCTAACTTCAACACGGCCATTAACTCGGCCGAAAACAAGTATGTAGTGGTAGGCCAAGTAACGGAATACCGCCGCTTTACCGGCGCCAACGGTAAACCAGTGTATTACAAGGTAGGCCAGGTACGCCGCGATATGCTGGTAGTGGTTATCGACTGCAACAACAACAACCTGCCCGGCCCCCCTATCGGCAGCGGCTTCGACAAGTCGGGGGTGAAAATTGTCAACTCCCGCGACTCTACTTTCGTCACGGCCTACACCTGCAACTACACCGAGGTCCGCTTCCGCTTCAGCGACCCGAACCCCGGCGACATTCTCACGGTGAGCCACCCCGAGCTGGACCCCTCTATCCCGACGCTGGCCAAGCCTACTTACCTGCCCTCCGACGTAGCCACCTTCCAGCTGCTGGGTAATGGGACTGCTTCGCCGGCCGGTATCCTGCGGATTCAGCCCGACATTGCCTTCCTAGGCAAAACGTACCGGATTCCGGTTAAGATTGAAGACAATGCCTGTCCCTTCAAAGGCATTCAGTACCGGACTATCGTACTCAAGATTGAAAAAGGCAACTTCGCCAAGGTTGTAGCCTCTACATCCGACCCGGTAGTCTGCGCTGGTACGCCCGTAAGCCTGACGGCCAGCCCCTTCCGGCCCGACTCTGTGGCGGGCAACCCGGCGCGCTACGGTTATAAATGGGATGCGGCTCCAGGCCTACCCACGGCTCAGCTCACCAACCAGAAGATTACCGTAACGCCCACTGTAACGACGCGCTACCACGTCCGAATTCTGGGCCTGGACTTCCGCGAAGGAACCTGCTCCGACACGGCCTCGGTACTGGTACGCGTGCAGCAGGCCGTGAAAGCCACAGCGGCTACCAGTGTGCCCTTAGTTTGCTCGGGGGGTTCCGCCTCACTTACGGCCACGGCGGCCCGACCCGGCAATGCCCAGGAAACCTTTACCTACCAGTGGACAGCGGCCAATGGCCTGAGCACTGCCGATGCCACAAAGGCGACCCTGACGGTGAAGCCCACTGCCACGACCCGCTACAAGCTGCGCGTTGCCAGCACCACGGCCAACGCCGTATGCGGCACCGACACGGCTTCGGTTCTGGTACGGGTGGCCCAGCCCATCGTGACGGCTTTCAAAGTAGATTCAGCCGCTGTCGGTGGCCGCAGCATCAAGCAGCCACCCTTGCTCTTTACCTTCACCAACCAGTCGAAGGTAGCGGCCCAGCCCAATACCGTGCCCCGCTATCAGTGGAGCTACCAGCGCATTGCCAATTCCAAAGGCCAGGCCATCAATGATACGGAGCAGGAATTCTCGAAGTCCAGCACCGTAGCAACTCAGCAGTTCATGATTGCCGGTATCTATAAGATTCGCCTGCGCTCGTCGCTTGTAATCGGGGCGGCCAGCAGTTCGCCTTGTCAGGAAACGCTGGCCGAAGTAAACATCCGCGTGCCCGACTCCCAGGTACCCAACATCTTTACGCCCAACGGCGACGGTATCAATGATGCCTTCGTTATTTCCACGGAAGCCATCAACAGCAAGATCCAAATCTTCAACCGGTGGGGCCGACAGGTATTCAGCACGGATAGCTACCGCAACGACTGGACCGGTGACGCCCAGCCCGCCGGGGTGTACTACTACATGCTCACGGACGTGAAAGGGACAACCAGCAAGGGCTGGGTAGAGTTGGTGCGCTAA
- a CDS encoding fibronectin type III domain-containing protein, with product MTADTYLSPAIPLGFSFVFDGATFTEVKASSNGWLSFNTAGTSNPAATLAGVSAATRPMVAPLLDDLDGNPTGATATGSYSTTGTAPNRVFTFEWINWEWRWNSNAAGLSFQVKLYEGSNRVEFIYRQESGAINATASSGASIGLAGTGTGAGSYLSLSDATAAPTASSTTENTNIFTKPATGQVYAFTPPAATGCPQPRNLSVSALTNTTAAVTWTATGSGTYSIQYGVKGFTPGSSAATTVTSTTTSVTLTGLTANTAYDFYVTQVCGGSAGTSLVSPVGSFTTRAVGPPTNDECAGAVTLTPAADATCAAATNGTVEGATGPGTLVAPVGTADDDVWYKFTATAAVHTVTLTGTGDYVQQLLSGSCGSLTPVDYSDPSVKTYTGLTVGTVYYVRVYSYGATFPTAAAAAFTICVTSSPAPNNDACANAVTLTPATTGAACTAATNGTIEGATGTTGLAAPTGTADDDVWYKFTATSTVHTVTLTGTGNYVQELLTGSCGSLTSFDFSDPNVKTYTGLSVGTVYYVRVYSFGTTQLASAAAAFTICVTTSTPPANDACANAVTLTPAALDAACTAATSGTIEGASGTAGLATPVGAADDDVWYKFTATAAVHTVTLTGTGDYVQELLSGNCGSLTSVGFSDPNAKTYTGLSVGTVYYVRVYSYASTTLSTAASAFTICVTTPTPITPPANDECAAAITLTPSANFTCTAATNGTLVGATGPGTLVAPVGTADDDVWYKFIATATSHTVTLTGSGDYVQQLLSGSCGSLTSVGFSDPSVRLYTGLTIGNTYYVRVFSYSATVPSATAAAFTICITTPPVNDEPCGAITVPVVAGCASPTQGTNDGATTTTPSGYTNPGCGIAASPLDVWYKFTTAATGASSTAVSVTTTGVAAGQVRVFSAASCTGPFTQVGCKFSSTATAGTLDLTALTPSTTYYVFVSGYSSTTATGAFTLCVTPPPTCAAPTGLAASAVTLTSATLSWTSPAGSGPFTVEYGPRGFTPGSTQGTVVTATTTSVNLTNLASGTTYQFYVTQNCGGTSGSSLPSGPVAFTTLAAPPANDECATATEVTVQFGSTCSNRIVATNAGATASSNIPAPGCSSYTGGDVWFKVVVPSTGSLIATTDSVAGSDLKDTGMAIYSGTCGALTVVNCNDDGGDGLFSQLELTGRTPGEVLYIRVFEYGNDVFGRFKLCVRSNSACPAPIGLNASNIATTSARLNWAVTSTVAGATFNVEYGPQGFTPGSSAGTRLTGLTGTFVDITGLTANTEYCYYVSQNCGNTGATAGTSPATGPVCFSTPAPIPANNDACGAVNLPISSAACTPVNGNNTGATTSVANGYVNPGCTTSNSPKDVWFTMTTSAAAGSVQITTTGGPAGQVRIFTAAACSTAFTQVACRASSGNNQTVGSFDVTLAPSTQYYVMVAGYGSNDATGAFTICARQTVLSNAKELPGGEVSVFPNPSSTGTVTLRIRGAEQTKAVQATLLNALGQQVLTQSVAVQAGAVEAPLSVKGLATGIYTLRVKVGDYTITRKVVLE from the coding sequence ATGACAGCTGATACCTACTTGTCGCCGGCCATTCCATTAGGATTTAGCTTTGTTTTTGATGGTGCTACCTTCACGGAAGTAAAGGCTTCTTCCAATGGTTGGCTGAGCTTCAACACAGCTGGCACCAGCAACCCTGCTGCAACCCTGGCGGGTGTGTCGGCGGCTACTCGTCCCATGGTAGCACCGCTGCTCGACGACCTGGATGGCAACCCCACCGGGGCCACGGCTACGGGCTCTTACAGTACGACCGGTACCGCTCCCAACCGGGTGTTCACCTTTGAGTGGATTAACTGGGAATGGCGCTGGAACTCCAACGCTGCCGGCCTGTCTTTTCAGGTAAAGCTGTACGAGGGTTCCAATCGGGTCGAGTTCATCTATCGTCAGGAATCGGGAGCTATTAACGCTACTGCTTCGTCGGGTGCTTCCATCGGGCTGGCGGGTACGGGTACCGGTGCGGGCTCTTACCTGTCGTTGAGCGATGCTACGGCTGCTCCGACGGCTAGCTCAACCACTGAAAACACCAATATCTTCACCAAGCCGGCTACCGGTCAGGTGTACGCATTTACACCTCCGGCCGCCACGGGCTGCCCCCAGCCGCGCAACCTGAGCGTATCCGCGCTGACCAATACCACGGCCGCAGTGACCTGGACGGCTACCGGTAGCGGCACGTATAGTATTCAGTATGGAGTGAAAGGCTTCACGCCCGGCTCCAGCGCTGCTACTACCGTTACCTCGACTACCACCTCCGTGACCCTGACAGGTCTGACGGCGAATACGGCGTATGATTTTTACGTGACCCAGGTGTGCGGCGGTAGCGCCGGCACCAGCCTGGTGAGCCCCGTGGGCTCGTTTACGACCCGCGCCGTCGGTCCGCCCACCAACGACGAGTGCGCCGGCGCTGTGACCCTGACTCCGGCCGCTGACGCCACGTGCGCGGCAGCCACCAACGGTACTGTAGAAGGTGCTACGGGCCCGGGTACCCTGGTAGCTCCGGTTGGCACGGCCGACGATGACGTGTGGTACAAGTTTACGGCCACTGCGGCCGTACATACCGTCACGCTAACGGGCACGGGTGACTACGTGCAGCAACTGCTGTCGGGCTCCTGTGGCAGCCTGACTCCCGTCGATTATTCCGACCCCAGCGTTAAGACCTATACGGGGCTGACTGTAGGCACCGTGTATTATGTGCGTGTGTACTCCTACGGTGCAACGTTCCCCACGGCAGCCGCGGCGGCTTTCACTATCTGCGTTACCTCGTCGCCGGCTCCTAACAATGATGCCTGTGCCAATGCCGTAACCCTGACTCCGGCCACCACTGGCGCGGCTTGCACCGCTGCTACCAACGGCACGATAGAAGGCGCTACCGGTACGACCGGTCTGGCCGCCCCAACTGGTACAGCCGACGACGATGTGTGGTATAAGTTCACGGCCACCTCGACCGTACACACCGTCACGCTGACGGGCACGGGCAATTATGTACAGGAACTGCTGACGGGCTCCTGCGGCAGTCTGACCTCATTCGACTTTTCGGACCCCAACGTCAAAACCTATACGGGCCTGAGTGTCGGCACCGTGTATTATGTGCGCGTGTATTCGTTTGGCACTACCCAGTTGGCGAGTGCCGCCGCGGCCTTCACGATTTGCGTTACGACGAGCACGCCGCCAGCTAATGATGCCTGTGCCAACGCCGTTACGCTTACGCCGGCAGCCCTGGATGCTGCTTGCACGGCCGCTACCAGCGGCACTATAGAAGGCGCCTCGGGCACGGCGGGCCTGGCTACTCCCGTTGGAGCAGCTGACGACGACGTGTGGTACAAGTTCACGGCTACTGCAGCCGTACACACCGTCACGCTGACGGGCACAGGTGACTACGTACAGGAACTGCTGTCGGGCAACTGCGGCAGCCTGACCTCGGTAGGCTTCTCCGACCCCAATGCCAAAACTTACACCGGCCTGAGCGTCGGCACTGTGTATTATGTGCGCGTATACTCTTACGCCTCTACTACACTCTCCACAGCGGCATCTGCCTTCACGATTTGCGTCACGACGCCCACGCCGATTACTCCCCCGGCCAATGATGAGTGCGCAGCTGCCATTACCCTTACTCCCAGTGCAAACTTTACCTGCACGGCGGCTACAAACGGTACGCTGGTAGGTGCGACTGGCCCTGGCACCCTGGTAGCTCCGGTTGGCACGGCCGATGATGATGTATGGTACAAGTTTATTGCTACCGCTACTTCTCATACCGTCACGCTGACGGGCTCGGGCGACTACGTGCAACAACTGTTGTCGGGCTCCTGTGGCAGCCTGACTTCGGTAGGTTTTTCGGACCCCAGCGTGAGGCTGTACACGGGTCTGACGATAGGTAACACGTATTACGTACGCGTGTTCTCTTACAGTGCCACGGTACCTTCGGCTACTGCGGCCGCATTCACCATCTGCATCACAACGCCTCCCGTCAACGATGAGCCTTGCGGGGCTATTACGGTTCCGGTAGTGGCCGGCTGCGCTTCGCCGACGCAGGGAACCAACGACGGTGCTACCACCACTACGCCCAGTGGCTATACCAACCCTGGCTGCGGTATTGCTGCCTCGCCTCTGGATGTATGGTACAAGTTTACCACGGCCGCTACGGGGGCCAGCAGCACGGCCGTCAGCGTAACCACGACGGGTGTTGCCGCCGGGCAGGTGCGCGTTTTCTCGGCAGCTAGCTGCACAGGGCCGTTCACGCAGGTGGGCTGTAAGTTTAGCTCGACGGCAACTGCCGGTACCTTGGACCTGACGGCTCTGACCCCGAGCACGACCTATTATGTCTTCGTATCGGGCTACAGCTCAACCACGGCTACGGGTGCCTTCACGCTCTGCGTAACGCCTCCGCCAACTTGCGCTGCGCCAACCGGATTGGCTGCTTCGGCTGTCACCCTGACCTCGGCCACGCTAAGCTGGACGTCGCCGGCAGGCAGTGGCCCCTTTACGGTTGAATACGGTCCGCGTGGCTTCACGCCGGGCTCTACCCAGGGCACCGTGGTAACTGCTACCACGACCTCCGTGAACCTGACGAATCTGGCTAGCGGCACCACGTACCAGTTTTACGTAACCCAGAACTGCGGCGGCACGAGCGGCAGCAGCCTGCCCAGTGGCCCGGTGGCCTTTACCACGCTGGCGGCACCGCCTGCCAACGACGAATGTGCTACGGCTACGGAAGTAACGGTGCAGTTTGGCAGCACGTGCAGCAACCGGATTGTGGCCACCAATGCCGGCGCTACCGCGTCGTCTAATATTCCGGCGCCCGGCTGCTCGAGCTACACCGGCGGCGACGTATGGTTCAAGGTGGTAGTGCCTTCAACGGGCAGCCTCATTGCTACCACCGACTCCGTGGCGGGCAGTGACCTGAAGGATACGGGTATGGCCATCTATTCCGGCACGTGCGGCGCACTAACCGTAGTAAATTGTAATGACGACGGTGGTGATGGATTATTCTCCCAACTCGAACTCACGGGCCGGACGCCTGGCGAGGTGCTGTACATTCGCGTGTTTGAGTACGGCAACGACGTATTTGGCCGCTTCAAGCTGTGTGTGCGCTCCAACTCGGCTTGCCCGGCTCCAATAGGCCTGAATGCCTCAAACATTGCCACGACCAGCGCCCGTCTGAACTGGGCCGTAACCTCTACCGTGGCTGGTGCCACTTTCAACGTAGAATACGGTCCGCAGGGCTTTACGCCCGGTTCGTCGGCTGGCACGCGCCTGACGGGCCTCACCGGTACCTTCGTGGATATAACCGGCCTGACCGCCAACACCGAGTACTGCTACTACGTGTCGCAGAACTGCGGCAACACTGGGGCTACTGCCGGTACAAGCCCGGCTACAGGCCCCGTGTGCTTCTCGACTCCGGCTCCCATCCCGGCCAACAACGATGCGTGCGGCGCTGTGAACCTGCCAATTTCCAGCGCGGCCTGCACGCCCGTCAACGGCAACAACACCGGCGCTACCACCAGCGTGGCCAACGGCTACGTGAACCCGGGTTGCACTACCTCCAACTCGCCGAAAGACGTGTGGTTCACGATGACGACCAGTGCCGCGGCCGGAAGTGTGCAAATCACCACCACCGGCGGCCCCGCTGGCCAGGTGCGGATTTTCACTGCAGCAGCTTGCTCCACGGCCTTCACCCAGGTGGCGTGCCGCGCCAGCAGTGGCAACAACCAAACCGTTGGCTCTTTCGACGTAACCCTGGCTCCCAGCACGCAATACTACGTGATGGTGGCGGGCTACGGCTCCAACGACGCCACGGGTGCCTTCACGATTTGTGCCCGGCAGACTGTGCTGAGCAATGCCAAAGAGTTGCCCGGCGGTGAAGTAAGCGTCTTCCCGAACCCCAGCAGCACAGGCACTGTTACCCTGCGCATCCGCGGAGCTGAGCAAACCAAAGCCGTACAGGCTACGCTGCTCAACGCCCTGGGCCAACAGGTGCTGACGCAGTCGGTGGCCGTGCAGGCGGGGGCTGTGGAAGCGCCACTGTCGGTAAAAGGCCTGGCTACGGGCATCTACACCCTGCGGGTGAAAGTCGGCGACTACACCATCACGCGCAAAGTGGTGCTGGAATAG